The Candidatus Deferrimicrobiaceae bacterium genome includes a region encoding these proteins:
- a CDS encoding N-6 DNA methylase → MSDIVGKLWGFCHTLRHDGIDYGDYIEQITYLLFLKMADERSIDLRKIDWKNEKGQSVTTDCGWDALREANGTALLEHFSDVLRALGKQPALLGDIFGKAMPRFNNPVNLKRFIGLIDAEDWMSLDLDVKGAVFEGLLEKAANEGKKGAGQYFTPRVLIQSIVRVMHPDPRGKADFKVCDPACGTGGFLVCAHEWLMEQSGGVFDRTEAKRIAKSTYFGQDLVERPRRLALMNLYLHGVEPHIYLGDTIYEPDRGERYDVILTNPPFGTKGANQAPEREDFTIETSNKQLNFVQHVVNILKPGGRAAMVLPDNCLFEGKAGEVFEILMKDCNLHTVLRLPRGTFTPYSQGVKANVIFFQKGLPTETTWIFDARSNVPGITKKDRPLSAAHFTEFDAAYGKDPNGRAPRKDQGETGRFRPFSLADIKARDYKLDITWMKDDSIEDGDALPEPQDLASEAITELEAVVDDLKEIVRLIEQEEGVADA, encoded by the coding sequence ATGAGCGACATCGTCGGAAAACTGTGGGGCTTCTGTCACACGCTTCGTCATGACGGGATCGACTACGGCGACTACATCGAGCAGATCACCTACCTGCTGTTTTTGAAAATGGCTGACGAGCGCAGCATCGACCTTCGCAAGATCGACTGGAAGAACGAGAAGGGGCAGTCGGTCACGACCGATTGCGGCTGGGACGCCTTGCGCGAGGCCAACGGTACCGCACTGCTGGAACATTTCTCGGATGTGCTCCGGGCGCTCGGCAAACAACCGGCGCTTCTCGGCGATATCTTCGGCAAGGCCATGCCCCGCTTCAACAACCCGGTCAACCTCAAGCGGTTCATCGGCCTGATCGACGCGGAAGACTGGATGTCGCTCGACCTCGACGTCAAGGGCGCCGTCTTTGAAGGGTTGCTGGAAAAGGCGGCCAACGAAGGGAAAAAGGGGGCGGGGCAATACTTCACCCCGCGCGTTCTCATCCAGTCGATCGTGCGCGTCATGCACCCGGACCCGCGTGGAAAAGCCGATTTCAAGGTGTGCGACCCCGCTTGTGGCACCGGCGGATTTCTCGTCTGCGCCCACGAATGGCTGATGGAGCAGAGCGGCGGCGTCTTCGACCGCACCGAGGCGAAACGGATCGCCAAGAGCACCTATTTTGGACAGGATCTCGTCGAACGCCCGCGACGCCTGGCGTTGATGAACTTGTATCTGCACGGGGTCGAGCCGCACATCTACTTGGGCGACACGATATACGAGCCCGACCGGGGCGAGCGGTACGACGTGATCCTCACCAATCCGCCGTTCGGCACCAAGGGCGCAAACCAGGCGCCCGAGCGGGAAGACTTCACGATCGAGACGAGCAACAAGCAGCTCAACTTCGTCCAGCATGTCGTGAACATCCTGAAGCCCGGCGGCCGTGCCGCGATGGTCCTTCCCGATAACTGCTTGTTCGAGGGGAAAGCGGGCGAGGTGTTCGAGATCTTGATGAAGGATTGCAACCTGCACACGGTTCTGCGGTTGCCGCGCGGCACCTTCACGCCGTACAGCCAGGGCGTCAAGGCGAACGTCATTTTCTTCCAGAAGGGGTTGCCGACCGAGACGACCTGGATCTTCGACGCCCGATCAAACGTGCCCGGCATCACGAAGAAGGATCGTCCGCTGTCAGCCGCCCACTTCACCGAATTCGACGCGGCCTACGGAAAGGACCCAAACGGCCGAGCGCCCCGCAAGGACCAGGGCGAAACGGGCCGCTTCCGCCCCTTCTCTCTGGCGGACATCAAGGCGCGCGACTACAAGCTCGACATCACCTGGATGAAGGACGACTCGATCGAGGACGGCGACGCGCTTCCCGAGCCGCAGGATCTCGCAAGTGAAGCAATCACCGAACTGGAAGCGGTCGTCGACGACCTCAAGGAAATCGTCCGCCTGATCGAGCAGGAAGAGGGGGTTGCCGATGCCTGA
- a CDS encoding PDDEXK nuclease domain-containing protein codes for MPDLPQQAGEAYSELLGTVKGAIRQARIRAARTVNRELIGLYWNIGREIAERSERAGWGKGIVEKLSRDLSEAFPDSRGFSPNSLWSMQQLYLEYRESPILPQLVGEIPWGHNRLIINKVKSPGAREYYLRMSAEQGWSRNVLLHQIQSQAFERHREIPKQHNFADTLPQALAEQADEAMKDIYVLDFLGIARPVLERELERRMIGRIRDVILELGYGFSFIGNQYRLALGEKEYFIDLLFYHRKLKSLVAVELKAGAFQPEYAGKMNLYLNLLDDFVREPGENPSIGIILCADRDRVEVEYSLRGIDKPMGVSGYTLTRDLPAELAGKLPDAGMMEAEILKELAAEEEAGKA; via the coding sequence ATGCCTGACTTGCCGCAACAGGCCGGAGAAGCGTATTCGGAACTGCTGGGCACGGTCAAGGGCGCCATCCGTCAGGCGCGCATTCGTGCGGCCCGGACCGTCAACCGGGAACTGATCGGGCTCTACTGGAACATCGGCCGCGAAATCGCGGAGCGATCGGAACGGGCCGGATGGGGGAAAGGGATCGTCGAGAAGCTGTCGCGCGATTTGAGCGAGGCGTTCCCTGATTCAAGAGGATTCTCACCGAACAGTCTCTGGTCGATGCAGCAGCTATATCTGGAATATCGGGAATCGCCAATTCTCCCACAGCTTGTGGGAGAAATTCCGTGGGGGCATAACCGGCTGATTATAAACAAGGTAAAGTCGCCGGGAGCCCGCGAATATTACCTGCGGATGTCCGCCGAACAAGGGTGGAGCCGCAACGTCCTGCTCCACCAGATCCAGAGTCAGGCATTCGAACGCCACCGGGAGATCCCGAAGCAGCACAACTTCGCCGACACGCTGCCGCAGGCGCTGGCCGAGCAGGCGGACGAAGCGATGAAGGACATCTATGTGCTCGACTTCCTGGGCATCGCCAGGCCGGTGCTGGAACGGGAACTGGAGCGACGGATGATCGGCCGGATCCGCGACGTGATCCTCGAACTCGGCTACGGGTTTTCCTTCATCGGGAACCAGTACCGTTTGGCTCTCGGCGAAAAGGAATATTTCATCGACCTGCTTTTCTACCATCGGAAGCTGAAAAGTCTGGTGGCGGTCGAACTCAAGGCGGGCGCGTTCCAGCCGGAATACGCCGGCAAGATGAACCTCTACCTGAATCTGCTTGACGACTTCGTCCGCGAACCGGGCGAGAATCCGTCCATCGGGATCATCCTTTGCGCCGACCGCGACCGGGTCGAGGTGGAATACTCGCTGCGCGGCATCGACAAGCCGATGGGCGTATCGGGTTACACCCTGACGCGCGACCTTCCGGCAGAACTGGCGGGCAAGCTTCCGGATGCGGGGATGATGGAGGCCGAGATCCTCAAGGAGCTCGCCGCCGAAGAAGAGGCAGGCAAGGCGTGA